In one Desulfovibrio oxyclinae DSM 11498 genomic region, the following are encoded:
- a CDS encoding Fic family protein, which yields MSKKTLGQSSISKSGVAWKEDPMNRALSGKKPTLMLVEDAKIKLCGELRGKKLHHNCSKNSVKLTFPPGWLHHESEISTTLNGNDIKKIVIKIWEKEWLPIIENTISDANQKIKSTKRGDKDPIKISKIICAGGSSNLPFLPLLIYKAFADTISQKDILRSQNLAATVATGLACECKYQSDRQPSLMSDKLAPCLLNELYFGIRRDRSSPIIPVKILNGGSSIKNGRLTLSPYILDNYKTNLAIETPFPLEDKILYCFSNKPFGSETECQLNFSDDIARLPFNGKAASKAKIEIEFKEDGYIKCNLYVKGKGARAKSGYEKVSLPEFEFPNLHIREGNIYYGFDFGNSNSYLVKVHTKKESSLNIESYPSYIVNKKTKNKLHRIHEELGKTTFNKSKIIAYADRIKAEHVYHSNKIEQIDFSKGETEKIIEENNPNESSTTEVRNLGKAYTWMTHNCNTVSDSPENFIRELNRQLLSGVADNAGEYRSGPVRIGGAKITPPNAATVPALMHELAEEIRTKKDDRSPLEFAVSMHTKFVFIHPFEDGNGRTARLLLNCLLINNGLPPMLVSSENRNRYINSLDNASSGDLSELILFFIDEFKSTLSAYNSFASRKEKPKEDKPQKDQPKIKKTSSSPVFAAKSKSCDSYLYESILHMAKYCTNIFLVKNRGFNISIEDYSLPTCEYLSGKVDIIEKIVKWYFVLEMTSGARVEKFLFYFDFVTPQTYGDIRLGNTTLNIARYSDGSYEDLSVEPITMRDLSSGERSIFISPHLTKLKEESFSRLLTEIKEAYF from the coding sequence GTGTCCAAGAAAACCCTAGGGCAATCCAGTATCTCAAAAAGTGGAGTTGCATGGAAAGAAGATCCGATGAACCGGGCATTGTCAGGTAAAAAACCAACTCTAATGCTCGTGGAAGACGCGAAGATCAAGCTTTGCGGCGAGCTCCGAGGCAAAAAACTCCACCACAATTGCTCAAAGAATTCTGTAAAATTAACATTCCCTCCCGGATGGCTTCATCATGAATCGGAAATATCAACAACTCTGAACGGGAATGACATAAAGAAAATTGTTATAAAAATATGGGAGAAAGAGTGGCTTCCTATTATTGAAAACACAATCAGTGACGCTAATCAAAAGATTAAATCGACCAAACGTGGCGACAAAGACCCTATCAAAATTTCCAAGATCATCTGTGCAGGCGGGTCCTCTAACCTCCCGTTCCTTCCCTTGCTCATCTATAAAGCATTTGCGGATACCATCAGTCAAAAAGATATTTTAAGGAGCCAAAACCTTGCTGCCACAGTAGCCACCGGGTTGGCGTGTGAGTGTAAGTACCAATCAGACAGGCAACCCTCCCTGATGAGTGACAAACTCGCACCCTGCCTTCTTAATGAACTGTATTTCGGAATAAGAAGAGACAGAAGCTCTCCAATCATTCCCGTAAAAATTCTAAACGGAGGAAGTAGCATAAAGAATGGCAGATTAACGCTCAGCCCATATATCCTAGACAATTATAAAACAAACCTTGCTATTGAGACTCCTTTCCCCCTTGAAGACAAAATACTCTACTGCTTCTCAAACAAACCCTTTGGAAGCGAAACTGAATGTCAATTAAACTTCTCTGACGACATTGCGCGATTGCCATTTAATGGCAAGGCGGCTTCTAAAGCCAAAATTGAGATTGAATTTAAAGAGGATGGTTACATCAAATGTAATCTTTACGTGAAAGGAAAGGGTGCGCGGGCAAAGTCAGGATATGAAAAAGTCTCTCTGCCTGAATTTGAATTCCCCAACTTACACATACGAGAAGGAAACATATACTATGGGTTCGACTTTGGAAATTCCAACAGCTACCTAGTCAAAGTTCATACAAAAAAAGAATCGTCGCTCAACATCGAGTCATACCCATCATACATTGTAAACAAAAAAACCAAAAACAAATTACATAGAATCCATGAGGAACTCGGGAAAACCACATTCAACAAATCTAAAATCATAGCATATGCTGACAGGATTAAGGCAGAGCACGTATATCATTCGAACAAAATTGAGCAAATAGACTTTAGCAAAGGCGAAACCGAAAAAATCATCGAAGAAAATAATCCGAATGAATCTTCGACAACGGAAGTCAGGAATCTTGGGAAAGCATACACCTGGATGACGCACAACTGTAATACGGTAAGCGATTCACCAGAAAACTTTATTAGAGAACTTAACAGGCAGTTACTTTCTGGAGTGGCTGATAACGCCGGAGAATACCGTTCCGGTCCTGTGCGAATTGGGGGAGCTAAAATCACTCCCCCCAATGCAGCCACTGTGCCTGCTTTAATGCATGAGCTCGCAGAAGAGATCAGAACAAAGAAAGATGATCGTTCCCCTCTAGAGTTTGCAGTTAGCATGCATACGAAATTTGTTTTCATTCACCCCTTTGAAGACGGTAACGGCAGAACAGCACGCTTGCTACTAAACTGCTTACTTATTAATAACGGACTTCCTCCGATGCTGGTAAGCTCCGAGAACAGGAACAGATACATCAATTCACTAGACAACGCCTCTTCAGGTGACCTATCTGAACTGATTCTTTTTTTTATTGATGAATTCAAATCGACACTGTCAGCATACAATTCATTTGCAAGTCGAAAGGAGAAGCCTAAGGAAGACAAACCCCAAAAGGATCAACCAAAAATCAAGAAAACAAGCTCATCACCAGTTTTTGCTGCTAAGTCCAAAAGTTGCGACAGCTATCTCTACGAATCTATTTTGCACATGGCGAAATATTGCACAAATATCTTCTTAGTTAAAAACAGAGGCTTCAATATATCTATTGAAGATTACTCTCTTCCCACTTGTGAATACTTATCTGGGAAAGTCGACATAATAGAAAAAATAGTCAAATGGTATTTTGTTCTAGAAATGACAAGCGGAGCCCGAGTTGAAAAGTTTTTATTCTATTTTGATTTTGTCACACCTCAGACGTATGGAGACATCAGATTAGGCAACACTACACTCAATATTGCAAGGTATTCAGATGGCTCTTATGAGGATCTCTCCGTTGAGCCGATTACTATGCGCGACCTAAGTTCAGGAGAAAGAAGTATTTTTATTTCTCCACACCTAACGAAGCTAAAGGAAGAATCTTTTTCAAGGCTACTAACAGAGATAAAAGAGGCCTATTTTTAG
- a CDS encoding Hsp70 family protein — protein sequence MQKSVLIKLSEDQIPTVVSYSLEKNEHSIGTEARASGLKGITNVFNFKKDLGQSEKEFTRKKYWIAPSGIHDRDTKVLSAKEAAKIFIEKALGSHAVPGKVVVGVPAIPDPSWAERYRANIRDIFTELKMEQPEFFHEPLAIYNSYKKASQKRAALKQKEDVLIIDIGGSTFNSCIVRSKKDGNIHRSGSYSVPLGINADFDGGSKVDQLLLEKLVSQFFPIVGHLLDVCYAQFGVQENPRAIQYLKKWSCMERRSDEPGIVR from the coding sequence ATGCAAAAAAGTGTACTTATTAAACTCTCAGAGGATCAAATTCCTACAGTTGTATCGTATAGCTTAGAAAAAAATGAACACTCAATTGGGACAGAAGCTAGAGCAAGTGGCCTAAAAGGTATTACCAATGTCTTCAATTTCAAAAAAGATCTCGGACAAAGCGAAAAAGAATTCACAAGGAAAAAATACTGGATCGCCCCTTCTGGCATCCACGATAGAGACACCAAAGTTCTCAGCGCAAAAGAAGCTGCAAAAATCTTTATCGAAAAGGCGCTTGGCTCACATGCTGTTCCTGGCAAAGTGGTAGTAGGCGTACCAGCCATACCTGACCCGTCCTGGGCAGAGAGATATCGAGCAAACATTCGCGACATTTTTACTGAATTAAAAATGGAGCAACCTGAATTTTTTCATGAACCGCTAGCAATTTATAATTCATACAAAAAAGCATCCCAAAAACGAGCTGCTCTAAAACAAAAAGAAGATGTCTTGATCATCGACATTGGTGGAAGCACTTTTAATAGTTGCATCGTCAGATCCAAAAAAGATGGAAATATTCATCGATCAGGATCTTATTCTGTCCCACTAGGGATTAATGCGGATTTTGATGGGGGGAGTAAGGTCGATCAGCTTTTGTTGGAAAAGCTAGTCAGTCAATTCTTTCCCATTGTCGGTCACCTCCTGGACGTTTGTTACGCCCAATTCGGTGTCCAAGAAAACCCTAGGGCAATCCAGTATCTCAAAAAGTGGAGTTGCATGGAAAGAAGATCCGATGAACCGGGCATTGTCAGGTAA
- a CDS encoding tyrosine-type recombinase/integrase — MPYKEGKKWRGAVRFTPSVGKQLRRTKLFDRKREAEAWERETLKVLELADRQKRKDLDTVGRLLVAGEWAERYLDYAKTTWSEKTYDSKRRAFKRLFRDSIRPEMPVGEISPAVALDHLSKLNRRKNGNTANKDRKNLVAAWNWGAKYHNMNRVNPFQLVDKFPEKRHPRYVPPFADFKTVLDTADEYERFVLLTTFFTAGRKSEIFRIKWSEVDFDKGTVGLWTQKRRGGNWEFDEVPMADALRAELAKRKLQAGKAEFVFDQSLWMVRDSHNRWLSKLCDKAGVRQFGFHGIRHLSASIGMETGANILDIQQLLRHTSTRTTERYIHRTTRNNRAVSALDKAMRTPSSEHGLWDKAEGES, encoded by the coding sequence ATGCCTTACAAGGAAGGAAAAAAGTGGCGGGGCGCGGTGCGTTTTACCCCGTCGGTTGGAAAGCAGCTTCGACGCACAAAGCTCTTTGACAGAAAGCGAGAAGCCGAAGCGTGGGAACGCGAGACCCTCAAGGTGCTTGAACTGGCTGATCGCCAAAAGCGCAAGGACTTGGACACTGTCGGCAGACTCCTTGTTGCCGGGGAGTGGGCCGAACGGTACTTGGATTACGCCAAGACCACTTGGTCGGAAAAGACGTATGATTCAAAACGTCGGGCCTTCAAGCGGCTGTTTAGAGACAGCATCAGGCCGGAAATGCCGGTTGGCGAGATAAGCCCCGCCGTTGCGCTGGATCATCTGAGCAAGCTGAACCGGCGAAAGAACGGCAACACGGCAAACAAAGACCGCAAGAATCTCGTCGCCGCATGGAACTGGGGAGCCAAATACCACAATATGAATCGAGTCAACCCGTTTCAGCTGGTCGACAAGTTCCCTGAAAAGCGGCACCCCCGCTATGTTCCGCCGTTTGCGGATTTCAAAACGGTGCTGGACACTGCTGACGAATATGAGCGGTTCGTGCTCCTGACCACCTTCTTTACGGCTGGCCGGAAGTCGGAAATCTTCCGCATCAAGTGGAGCGAGGTGGATTTCGACAAAGGCACTGTTGGCTTGTGGACGCAAAAGCGCCGTGGCGGAAACTGGGAATTTGATGAAGTTCCCATGGCCGACGCTCTCCGGGCAGAGCTTGCCAAACGCAAGCTGCAAGCCGGAAAAGCGGAATTTGTGTTTGATCAGTCCCTTTGGATGGTCCGGGACAGCCACAATCGGTGGCTGAGCAAGCTGTGCGACAAAGCCGGGGTCAGGCAATTCGGGTTTCACGGCATCCGCCACCTGTCGGCAAGCATCGGCATGGAGACCGGAGCAAACATTCTGGACATCCAGCAGTTGCTTCGCCATACCTCTACACGCACGACGGAACGGTACATCCACCGCACCACCAGAAACAACCGGGCGGTGAGCGCCTTGGACAAGGCCATGCGGACGCCGTCGAGCGAACACGGCCTGTGGGACAAGGCAGAAGGTGAAAGCTGA
- a CDS encoding helix-turn-helix domain-containing protein, whose protein sequence is MPEVLKVKDVAKMLNCSESLVRRADMKQLLGAFTVGKRGIRFHRQAVEAYMRQGCVNVSEREVSRGCDAPRQRKRKLTSLHDLW, encoded by the coding sequence GTGCCCGAAGTGTTGAAAGTCAAAGACGTAGCGAAGATGCTGAATTGCTCCGAAAGCCTTGTGCGGCGTGCGGACATGAAGCAGCTTCTTGGTGCGTTCACGGTGGGGAAGCGAGGGATTCGCTTTCATCGTCAAGCTGTGGAGGCGTACATGCGTCAGGGGTGCGTAAATGTTTCCGAGCGTGAGGTTTCAAGGGGTTGTGACGCTCCTCGCCAGCGCAAGCGGAAATTGACGTCTTTACATGATCTTTGGTAA